In one Notolabrus celidotus isolate fNotCel1 chromosome 1, fNotCel1.pri, whole genome shotgun sequence genomic region, the following are encoded:
- the LOC117821810 gene encoding olfactory receptor 52K1-like, with protein MENVSSYRLFILDGFSELGAQRPVLFLPFFIMFVLSLLANSLLLYVIISQRSLHSPMFILIAGMACVDLSLPLFFVPNMLLSFLFDWKGISLIGCLVQMHFIHFVGAFQSTLLVWMAVDRYFAICMPLFYHERMALPGFLKFVIPVVFRNFFLNTLMVGLAGRLSFCVGEVMNHCFCEHMALVQLACGSTSINNLVGLLTAFLIPVADFVFIAASYVVIFSSVLGSGKSGVKALHTCVTHIVVITVSLTIALVAFLSYRIRNGLPAGVRVFFSTMYLLFPSCFNPIIYGVRTTEIRQQILRTLMWTHFFQTAPRS; from the coding sequence atggagaACGTCTCCTCTTACAGACTCTTCATCCTGGATGGCTTCAGTGAGCTGGGAGCTCAGAGGCCCGTCCTCTTCCTCCCGTTCTTCATCATGTTCGTCCTGTCACTGTTGGCcaactctctgctgctgtacGTCATCATATCACAGAGGAGCCTCCACTCCCCCATGTTCATCCTCATCGCTGGCATGGCGTGCGTGGACCTGAGCCTCCCTCTGTTCTTCGTCCCCAACATGCTGCTGAGCTTCCTGTTTGACTGGAAGGGGatctctctgattggctgcctggtTCAGAtgcatttcattcattttgtcGGAGCCTTTCAGTCCACGCTGCTGGTCTGGATGGCTGTGGACAGATACTTTGCCATCTGCATGCCCCTCTTCTACCATGAGCGCATGGCTTTACCAGGATTCCTGAAGTTTGTGATCCCCGTGGTGTTCAGAAACTTCTTCCTGAACACGCTGATGGTCGGTCTGGCAGGAAGGTTGTCGTTCTGTGTTGGGGAAGTGATGAACCACTGTTTCTGTGAGCACATGGCGTTGGTGCAGCTGGCCTGTGGGAGCACCTCCATCAACAACCTGGTGGGGTTACTGACTGCGTTTCTAATCCCTGTAGCCGACTTCGTCTTCATCGCCGCCTCGTACGTGGTCATATTCAGCTCGGTGCTGGGTTCAGGAAAGTCCGGGGTCAAAGCCCTTCACACCTGTGTGACACACATCGTGGTCATCACCGTCAGTCTGACCATCGCACTTGTAGCTTTCCTGTCGTACCGGATCAGAAACGGTCTCCCTGCAGGCGTCCGGGTCTTCTTCAGCACCATGTACCTGCTGTTCCCGAGCTGTTTCAACCCCATCATATACGGCGTCAGGACCACTGAGATCAGACAGCAGATCCTGAGGACACTGATGTGGACTCACTTTTTCCAAACTGCCCCCCGTTCCTAA